In a genomic window of Sphingomonas bisphenolicum:
- a CDS encoding strawberry notch-like NTP hydrolase domain-containing protein, with amino-acid sequence MRTSAAALELDFTEPSITAAKAICAVLRQGGGLDRPGLLRKMETAYGSTAADGHWSLRDAYDVLELAQVLHLATLDLPQETAECLAALTALTASLPTHSVRSEEQIALQQFSTPAAIGYLAALAARITAADTVLEPSAGTGLLAVFAARVGAKLVLNEIDPARAAMLEAAFPTAPVSRHDGELIHDLLPLSIRPTTVLINPPFSRSMGRHADPLAAFRHLRAALKRLGAGGRCAAILPDRVDTSSRAWTKATEGCAITLHVELPANAYVKHGTSQIVKLIVLEKGSQDDVALIRCSSLAEVLAAISTSATSLTATPRCSPVRLAPTRAHGSLLGGLSSRPRLSAPIAKAAPSLGALDIGYDVFAEPVPTGEAVGVYLPYRPSRIAIPYASAHPTALVESIAMGSITAPRPSYVPKLPTRVVADRVLSDAQLETLIYAGDAFERDISGLFKAAEEGLSLAPDQDGRPYRTGFFLGDGTGAGKGRQVAAIILDQWLRGRRKHIWISKTETLLEDARRDWTAVGGLALDIQHLNQWKLGTPIGAAEGVLFLTYATLRSNRGDKGTRLQQILDWVGDDFDGIMVFDEAHEMAGVAGGEGRFGTKDGSDQGIAGVRLQNLLPRARVLYVSATGASDVNNLAYATRLGLWGPTTAFADRRAFVDSLRRGGIAAMELIARDLKMQGLYVARALSFAGVEYDILEHRLTPDQIEVYDAYADAWAIIHANLRTALDATRVTDSFSNDTYNSGAKAAALSIFESTKQRFFGQILIGMKLPSLIPAIRADLARGESVVIQLVSTSEAMLNRALAALNAEDRANLDIELSPKEFVMSYLTAAFPVRQMKTFVDDTGKTRSEPMSDEEGRPIFSQEAIEMRDNLVERFCSLPIVGSALDHIIGHFGSDAVAEVTGRSRRIVVDAHGRQRIESRSLRTNLAETDAFMRNEKKILIFSDAGGTGRSYHASLTAENQSRRNHYLLEPGWRADAAIQGLGRTHRTHQATAPLFRPVSTDCRGERRFISTIARRLDSLGALTRGQRQTGGQGLFDPRDNLESDYAKESLETWFRLLADGKLRSTTLDEFQTLTGLELEGEGGGLKEELPPIQRWLNRILALRITLQNAIFDEYLGLIEARIEAAREAGTLDLGVESINAERITILDRTVIRRDETSGAETEILRLETEERYKPLPLDRALRILGDDARPIVNRKSGRAAIRCSTYSLTDDDGEIVRRYELVRPTRSERMRQDLLLETMWEETSEEEFSALWQAEVEEMRDKTRTSTLYLVAGLLLPVWDRLPDDHVQVWRLNTDDGQSFLGRIVPAPLVSKLADAFGINAAITVSGDDTAKHVMTTGEISSVGAYRLKRSLVAGQQRLELLDWPHTRLAELKAAGCFTDIIQHRTRMFVPVAYAAAVIERITA; translated from the coding sequence ATGCGCACCTCAGCCGCTGCTCTCGAACTCGATTTCACCGAACCATCCATCACTGCTGCGAAGGCGATCTGTGCCGTGCTGCGCCAGGGCGGCGGCCTGGACCGGCCTGGCCTGCTCCGGAAGATGGAAACCGCCTATGGTTCAACCGCTGCCGATGGGCATTGGTCACTCCGCGACGCCTATGATGTGCTGGAGCTGGCCCAGGTCCTGCACCTCGCCACGCTTGACCTGCCGCAAGAGACGGCTGAGTGTCTTGCGGCCCTGACCGCGCTCACCGCATCGCTGCCGACGCATAGTGTGCGCAGCGAAGAACAGATCGCGCTCCAGCAATTTTCGACACCGGCCGCGATTGGCTATCTTGCCGCGCTCGCCGCTCGCATTACCGCCGCGGATACCGTCCTGGAACCCTCTGCCGGCACCGGGCTCCTCGCGGTCTTCGCCGCTCGCGTTGGCGCCAAGCTTGTCCTCAATGAGATCGATCCCGCGCGTGCCGCTATGCTCGAGGCAGCATTTCCCACCGCACCGGTCAGTCGCCACGATGGTGAGCTCATCCACGATCTGCTGCCGCTGTCGATCCGCCCGACCACCGTACTCATCAACCCGCCCTTTTCCCGCAGCATGGGCAGGCATGCCGACCCGCTTGCCGCGTTCCGTCATCTGCGCGCCGCTTTGAAGCGGCTTGGTGCCGGGGGGCGCTGCGCCGCTATCCTTCCCGATCGCGTGGACACATCAAGCCGCGCCTGGACGAAGGCGACCGAGGGTTGCGCGATCACGCTCCACGTCGAACTGCCCGCGAATGCCTACGTCAAACATGGCACCAGCCAGATCGTGAAGCTGATCGTTCTCGAAAAAGGCTCCCAGGACGACGTCGCCCTCATCCGGTGCAGCTCGCTGGCCGAGGTGCTCGCGGCGATCAGCACGTCGGCTACCAGCCTTACGGCAACCCCGCGATGCTCGCCAGTGCGCCTTGCACCAACCCGTGCGCACGGATCCTTGCTCGGCGGTCTTTCGAGCAGGCCCCGGCTTTCGGCCCCGATCGCGAAGGCCGCCCCGTCTCTCGGCGCTCTCGATATCGGCTACGATGTCTTTGCCGAACCCGTGCCGACTGGCGAGGCGGTCGGTGTCTACTTGCCGTACCGGCCGAGCCGCATCGCCATTCCCTATGCATCAGCGCATCCGACCGCCTTGGTGGAATCGATCGCCATGGGCTCGATTACGGCACCGCGGCCCTCGTACGTTCCCAAGCTGCCCACCCGCGTTGTCGCAGACCGGGTGCTGTCCGACGCTCAGCTCGAAACCCTGATCTATGCCGGTGACGCCTTTGAGCGAGACATTTCTGGCCTGTTCAAGGCGGCCGAGGAAGGATTGTCGCTCGCGCCCGACCAGGACGGCCGACCTTATCGGACGGGGTTCTTCCTTGGCGACGGCACGGGTGCCGGCAAGGGCCGTCAGGTTGCGGCCATCATCCTCGACCAGTGGCTGCGCGGGCGCCGCAAGCATATCTGGATATCCAAGACCGAGACGCTGCTCGAGGATGCACGTCGCGACTGGACCGCGGTCGGCGGTCTCGCGCTCGACATCCAGCATCTCAATCAGTGGAAACTCGGCACGCCGATCGGCGCGGCCGAGGGGGTGCTATTTCTCACCTATGCGACGCTGCGCTCCAACCGCGGCGACAAGGGCACCCGTCTTCAGCAGATTCTCGACTGGGTCGGTGACGATTTCGACGGCATAATGGTGTTCGACGAGGCGCACGAAATGGCGGGTGTCGCCGGCGGAGAAGGCCGTTTCGGCACCAAGGACGGCTCCGATCAAGGCATCGCCGGCGTGCGCCTGCAAAATCTGCTGCCTCGCGCCCGCGTCCTCTACGTGTCCGCAACCGGCGCGTCGGACGTCAACAATCTCGCTTATGCCACCCGGCTTGGCCTGTGGGGTCCGACCACCGCCTTCGCCGATCGCCGCGCCTTCGTCGACAGTTTGCGTCGTGGCGGGATTGCGGCCATGGAATTGATCGCACGCGACCTGAAGATGCAGGGCCTCTACGTCGCCAGGGCGCTCAGTTTCGCCGGTGTCGAATATGACATCCTCGAACATCGCCTTACGCCCGACCAGATCGAGGTCTATGATGCCTATGCCGATGCGTGGGCGATTATCCACGCCAATTTGCGCACCGCGCTCGATGCCACCCGGGTGACGGACAGCTTTTCCAACGACACCTACAACAGCGGCGCGAAGGCCGCTGCCCTGTCGATCTTCGAATCCACCAAGCAGCGTTTCTTCGGCCAGATCCTGATCGGCATGAAGCTGCCATCGCTGATCCCGGCGATCCGTGCGGATCTGGCCCGGGGCGAGAGCGTCGTGATCCAGCTGGTCTCGACGTCCGAGGCGATGCTCAACCGGGCACTGGCCGCGCTGAATGCCGAGGATCGGGCGAATCTGGACATCGAGCTTTCACCCAAAGAGTTCGTCATGTCCTATCTCACGGCGGCCTTTCCAGTCCGACAGATGAAGACCTTCGTCGATGACACTGGCAAGACCCGCTCGGAGCCGATGTCCGACGAGGAAGGCCGTCCCATCTTCAGCCAGGAGGCGATCGAGATGCGCGACAATCTCGTCGAGCGGTTCTGCTCACTGCCGATCGTAGGGTCCGCCCTTGATCATATCATCGGGCATTTCGGGAGCGATGCGGTCGCCGAGGTTACGGGACGCAGCCGGCGTATCGTCGTCGACGCGCACGGTCGCCAGCGTATCGAGAGCCGTTCGCTGCGAACAAACCTTGCCGAGACCGACGCCTTCATGCGGAACGAGAAGAAGATCCTGATCTTCTCGGATGCAGGCGGCACTGGGCGCAGCTATCACGCCAGCCTCACCGCCGAGAACCAGTCGCGCCGCAACCATTATCTGCTCGAGCCCGGTTGGCGCGCTGACGCGGCCATCCAGGGTCTTGGCCGTACCCACCGCACGCATCAGGCAACCGCGCCGCTGTTCCGTCCGGTATCGACCGACTGCCGCGGCGAGCGGCGCTTCATCTCGACGATCGCCCGCCGACTCGACAGCCTTGGCGCCCTGACACGGGGCCAGCGCCAGACGGGCGGCCAGGGTCTGTTCGACCCGCGGGACAATCTTGAAAGCGACTATGCCAAGGAATCCCTCGAAACATGGTTCCGCCTTTTGGCCGACGGCAAGCTGCGCTCGACCACACTCGACGAATTCCAGACCCTCACCGGACTTGAGCTGGAGGGCGAAGGCGGCGGGCTGAAGGAGGAGCTGCCGCCCATTCAGCGCTGGCTCAATCGCATTCTCGCGCTGCGCATCACGCTGCAGAATGCGATCTTCGATGAATATCTCGGTCTGATCGAGGCCCGGATCGAGGCGGCGCGCGAAGCCGGCACGCTCGATCTTGGTGTCGAGAGCATCAATGCCGAACGCATCACCATCCTCGATCGCACGGTGATCCGGCGCGACGAGACGAGCGGCGCGGAAACCGAGATACTGCGCCTCGAAACGGAGGAGCGCTACAAGCCGCTCCCGCTGGACCGCGCGTTGCGGATCCTCGGCGACGACGCGCGCCCGATCGTTAATCGCAAGTCCGGCAGGGCCGCGATCCGGTGCAGCACCTATTCGCTCACCGACGACGATGGCGAGATCGTTCGCCGCTACGAGTTGGTTCGACCGACCCGTTCCGAGCGGATGCGGCAAGACTTGCTGCTCGAAACGATGTGGGAAGAGACCAGCGAGGAGGAATTTTCGGCGCTGTGGCAGGCCGAGGTAGAGGAGATGCGGGACAAGACCCGCACCAGCACGCTCTATTTGGTCGCGGGCCTGCTCCTGCCGGTCTGGGATCGCCTGCCCGACGATCATGTTCAGGTCTGGCGGCTGAACACCGATGACGGCCAGTCCTTCCTCGGCCGGATCGTCCCTGCACCGCTGGTGTCGAAGCTCGCGGACGCCTTCGGGATCAATGCCGCCATCACCGTGTCGGGCGACGATACCGCAAAGCATGTGATGACGACCGGCGAGATATCGTCCGTCGGAGCCTACCGGCTCAAGCGCAGCCTGGTCGCCGGCCAGCAGCGCCTCGAACTGCTCGATTGGCCGCACACGCGGCTTGCCGAACTCAAGGCGGCGGGCTGTTTTACCGACATCATCCAGCACAGGACGCGGATGTTCGTGCCCGTCGCGTATGCCGCCGCCGTCATCGAGCGCATCACCGCCTGA
- a CDS encoding ParB/RepB/Spo0J family partition protein gives MIQSVKVKNLSLSKDNVRKSSREAGIDALAASIATQGLLQNLIVTPLKKAGHFTVKAGGRRLRALQSLIEQGTLPADHVVPVLVLTDDDNSVEASLTENFQRVPMNPADESTAFNFLIQKGMTAEDVAKRQGVTTRFVEQRVRLAELAPSVFQALAAGEITLGVAQAYAVTSDIDRQARVFTQMSTSYYGDQPDNIRRAILNGTIKANDAKARFVGRDAYVAAGGRIEGDLFAAEGDENWIDVDLLEDLASKKLEAAAAELAQAEGLAFVTPIAATHVPYDLERQLHEFHAPARPLSEEESARVEALSAENDQLVEQLECELADGTPEAEAANDRLDEIERELEGIEDSRREIDPAVRAQIGTFVYIGGDGEARVHTRMFSEKPVVDPNAPPKATGGANGDDGAGDIDHGPKLSATLIDELATQRRQILVAHIASDPAMALDLTIFLMAQNVVFEQNYVRTHSTLKSGGAQFPIFGFRDEGSMASQTIEDQRQRLDTSWAGHKTMTERFEAFRALDDEARGSWVAFSIARTLEPSLNIAEGGRSNGFHDHLGRALDIQVEHWWRPTAENFFGRVKKEVMLAALEDIGGPILRGRYKDAKKGDLAATCASLCNGQGIVEAEIREKATAWLPDAMRFDAIEQPETIALRSTFIDEADDVDPGDDSDDVDDESDLEDAPHDDQEDLSEAA, from the coding sequence ATGATCCAGTCCGTGAAGGTCAAGAACCTCTCGCTGTCCAAGGACAATGTCCGCAAATCCAGCCGTGAGGCCGGTATCGACGCCCTCGCTGCCAGCATCGCAACCCAAGGCTTGTTGCAGAACCTCATCGTTACCCCGCTCAAGAAGGCGGGCCATTTCACCGTCAAGGCGGGCGGGCGCCGGCTGCGCGCACTCCAGAGCCTGATCGAACAGGGCACGTTGCCTGCCGACCATGTCGTGCCTGTCCTCGTCCTTACCGACGACGACAACTCGGTCGAGGCGAGCCTCACCGAGAACTTCCAGCGCGTTCCGATGAACCCGGCGGATGAAAGCACCGCGTTCAACTTCCTCATCCAGAAGGGGATGACCGCCGAGGACGTGGCCAAGCGACAGGGCGTCACCACCCGCTTCGTCGAGCAGCGGGTGCGGCTTGCCGAGCTCGCGCCGAGCGTGTTCCAGGCGCTCGCCGCCGGTGAAATTACCCTGGGTGTCGCCCAGGCCTATGCCGTGACGAGCGACATCGATCGTCAGGCGCGCGTCTTCACGCAGATGAGCACTTCCTATTACGGCGATCAGCCCGACAACATCCGGCGTGCGATCCTCAACGGCACGATCAAGGCGAACGATGCCAAGGCGCGGTTCGTCGGTCGCGATGCCTATGTTGCGGCAGGCGGCCGCATCGAGGGTGATCTCTTTGCCGCCGAGGGGGACGAGAACTGGATCGACGTCGATCTTCTCGAAGATCTTGCCAGCAAAAAGCTGGAAGCGGCCGCTGCCGAACTCGCGCAGGCGGAGGGCCTCGCGTTCGTGACGCCGATCGCTGCCACTCACGTTCCCTATGATCTCGAGCGTCAACTTCATGAATTTCACGCGCCCGCGCGGCCGCTCAGCGAGGAGGAAAGTGCGCGTGTCGAAGCGCTTTCGGCCGAAAATGACCAACTCGTCGAGCAGCTTGAGTGTGAACTGGCCGACGGGACGCCGGAAGCGGAAGCGGCGAACGATCGCCTCGACGAGATCGAACGGGAGCTTGAGGGCATCGAGGATTCCCGTCGCGAGATCGATCCGGCGGTCCGGGCGCAGATCGGGACGTTCGTCTATATCGGTGGCGATGGCGAAGCCCGCGTTCACACCCGCATGTTCAGCGAGAAGCCCGTTGTCGATCCCAATGCTCCGCCCAAGGCGACGGGCGGTGCCAATGGAGATGATGGTGCCGGCGACATCGATCATGGACCCAAGCTCAGCGCTACGCTGATCGACGAACTGGCGACCCAGCGCCGGCAGATCCTCGTCGCCCATATCGCCAGCGATCCAGCGATGGCGCTGGACCTCACCATCTTCCTGATGGCGCAGAATGTCGTCTTCGAGCAGAACTACGTCCGCACCCACTCGACGCTCAAGTCCGGCGGCGCGCAATTTCCGATCTTCGGCTTCCGCGACGAAGGGTCGATGGCGTCGCAGACCATCGAGGATCAGCGCCAGCGTCTCGATACGAGCTGGGCCGGTCACAAGACCATGACCGAGCGTTTCGAAGCCTTTCGTGCGCTCGACGACGAGGCCCGCGGCAGTTGGGTGGCCTTCTCGATCGCCCGTACGCTGGAACCGAGCCTGAACATTGCCGAGGGCGGACGGTCCAACGGGTTCCATGACCATCTTGGTCGAGCGCTCGACATTCAGGTCGAGCATTGGTGGCGCCCCACGGCCGAGAACTTCTTCGGCCGCGTCAAAAAGGAGGTCATGCTCGCCGCGCTCGAGGACATTGGCGGGCCGATTCTGCGGGGGCGCTACAAGGACGCCAAGAAGGGCGACCTTGCCGCAACCTGCGCCTCGCTCTGCAACGGGCAGGGGATCGTTGAGGCCGAAATTCGCGAAAAGGCGACGGCCTGGCTGCCTGATGCCATGCGCTTCGACGCCATCGAGCAGCCCGAGACCATCGCGCTGCGCTCGACGTTCATCGACGAGGCCGATGATGTCGATCCCGGCGATGATAGTGATGATGTCGATGATGAGTCGGATCTGGAGGACGCGCCGCACGACGATCAGGAGGATTTGAGCGAGGCGGCCTGA
- a CDS encoding ArdC family protein, with protein MAKTTDKPSPADTITNAIIDKLESGVRPWVKPWRPGLGGRPLRATGDPYKGINCFWLWLCAEGAGYHSRTWMTYKQAQALGGQVREGERSQIAIFYKSYSKTVESPVTGDTSDEMRRVLRSYAVFNADQIEGLPEKFYPSPLSVVAPDDELPARAQRFLDVLPARVHQCGDRAFYDRVADSITMPPVALFSTRAYFASTLAHEAGHWTGHPDRLNREFGRKFGDNAYAFEELCAEMTSALLGADLGLPTAHIDDHAAYIGSWLAVLRKDSRAIMTAAAKAEAAAAFLLRATGLATSDVAQEQIREAA; from the coding sequence GTGGCAAAGACCACCGATAAACCGTCGCCTGCCGACACCATCACCAACGCGATCATCGACAAACTCGAATCGGGCGTACGCCCTTGGGTGAAACCGTGGCGGCCGGGCCTTGGCGGCCGTCCCCTTCGCGCGACCGGCGACCCGTATAAGGGCATCAATTGCTTCTGGCTGTGGCTCTGCGCCGAAGGCGCCGGCTATCATTCTCGCACCTGGATGACCTATAAGCAGGCACAGGCGCTGGGCGGCCAGGTCCGCGAAGGCGAGCGGTCGCAAATCGCCATCTTCTACAAATCCTACAGCAAAACCGTGGAGTCGCCCGTCACCGGCGACACCTCCGACGAAATGCGACGCGTGCTGCGATCCTACGCCGTCTTCAATGCCGATCAGATCGAGGGGCTGCCGGAGAAGTTTTATCCAAGCCCCCTCAGCGTGGTCGCCCCCGACGACGAGCTGCCGGCTCGCGCACAGCGCTTCCTCGATGTCCTTCCGGCGAGGGTTCACCAGTGCGGCGATCGGGCCTTCTACGACCGTGTTGCCGACAGCATCACGATGCCGCCCGTCGCGTTGTTTTCCACCCGTGCCTATTTCGCGTCGACCTTAGCGCATGAGGCAGGGCATTGGACCGGGCATCCTGACCGGCTCAACCGAGAATTCGGCAGGAAATTCGGCGACAACGCTTATGCTTTCGAAGAGCTTTGCGCCGAGATGACATCCGCCCTGCTTGGCGCGGATCTTGGCCTCCCGACCGCTCATATCGACGATCATGCAGCGTATATCGGCTCGTGGCTCGCGGTGCTGCGCAAGGATTCCCGCGCCATCATGACGGCTGCGGCAAAAGCCGAAGCGGCCGCCGCCTTTCTGCTCCGCGCAACTGGCCTCGCCACGTCGGACGTCGCCCAGGAACAGATCCGTGAAGCAGCATGA
- a CDS encoding DUF6927 domain-containing protein, protein MGWLFMRDMGGYATARSYLDNQFTYAHADHCLTVLASSMVGSTYYAACERIEASGARAVFAVVCLTRQSTGARDGCTFGYKDMTERMGPCESDCPAAILDELTETDSIYASEWRARCRANLVRRRLERAKPAPKPGQTIVFDEPLRFNDGEDRDRFTVIANPKGKAPLFRDPITGAVCRIAKLKTRAYRLINPTIVPKDSADG, encoded by the coding sequence ATGGGTTGGCTCTTCATGCGCGACATGGGTGGCTACGCCACTGCGCGCTCCTATCTCGACAACCAGTTCACCTATGCGCACGCGGATCATTGTCTCACGGTTCTCGCGTCTTCGATGGTCGGTTCGACCTATTATGCGGCGTGCGAACGGATCGAGGCGTCCGGCGCTCGGGCCGTCTTCGCCGTCGTCTGCCTGACAAGGCAAAGTACCGGCGCGCGCGACGGCTGCACGTTCGGCTACAAAGATATGACGGAAAGGATGGGACCGTGCGAAAGCGACTGCCCCGCTGCAATTCTCGATGAATTGACCGAGACCGACAGCATCTACGCTTCCGAATGGCGCGCACGCTGTCGTGCCAACCTGGTTCGCCGCAGGCTCGAACGCGCGAAGCCGGCCCCGAAGCCGGGACAGACCATCGTCTTCGACGAACCCCTTCGTTTCAATGACGGCGAAGATCGCGACCGCTTCACGGTCATTGCCAATCCGAAGGGCAAGGCACCGCTCTTTCGCGATCCCATAACCGGCGCCGTGTGCCGGATCGCAAAGCTCAAGACGCGCGCATACCGGCTTATCAACCCGACCATCGTCCCGAAGGACTCGGCCGATGGTTGA
- a CDS encoding DUF2493 domain-containing protein produces MSTSLAAALAALELGHLEPRAEDLSGMAPPPTEALEQTVTAIWSDLFTTMGNTTLERDIEDLGWGLVNLFHRAAAKKHGLVDRLTDDIRLLLAEQDGSEISTANLEEKIDLAKKVEESAGAFEIMRDVAAAHYIRETGRSWVPSSGNRISLGVTAGIVDGHAFLRARRERALNANTAQGTPVVFAGGRLTFANDDDMKTFADNLLATLNKVRAHVGDMYLVHGGDMKGIERLAASWAEQNGIQQVRFGLDRKLGDRAGFRRNEQMLSLKPRFVVAFQGNGVTERLVIEAKARGLRVVDRRGPLGSPPSAARRAAG; encoded by the coding sequence ATGTCCACATCGCTTGCAGCCGCACTCGCGGCACTGGAGCTAGGGCACCTCGAACCCCGCGCTGAAGACCTCAGTGGCATGGCGCCGCCACCAACCGAGGCGCTGGAGCAGACCGTCACCGCAATCTGGAGCGATCTCTTCACGACGATGGGAAACACCACACTGGAGCGTGACATCGAAGACCTGGGCTGGGGCCTGGTGAACCTCTTCCACCGCGCCGCCGCCAAGAAACACGGACTGGTCGATCGGTTGACCGACGACATCCGCCTTCTCCTCGCCGAACAGGACGGCTCCGAAATCAGCACGGCCAATCTGGAGGAAAAGATCGATCTCGCCAAGAAGGTCGAGGAATCCGCTGGTGCCTTCGAGATCATGCGCGATGTCGCCGCCGCCCACTATATCCGCGAAACCGGGAGATCGTGGGTGCCGTCGTCCGGCAACCGCATCTCGCTCGGCGTCACCGCCGGGATCGTCGACGGCCATGCCTTCCTGCGGGCGCGCCGCGAGCGGGCTCTGAACGCCAACACCGCGCAGGGTACGCCGGTTGTGTTCGCCGGTGGCCGCCTCACCTTCGCCAACGACGACGATATGAAGACGTTCGCCGATAACCTGCTGGCCACCCTCAACAAGGTTCGCGCCCATGTCGGCGACATGTATCTCGTACACGGCGGCGATATGAAGGGTATCGAGCGGCTTGCAGCATCCTGGGCCGAGCAGAATGGCATCCAGCAGGTGCGGTTCGGTCTCGATCGCAAACTCGGGGATCGCGCGGGCTTCCGTCGCAACGAGCAGATGCTCTCGCTCAAGCCGCGGTTCGTGGTCGCCTTCCAGGGCAACGGCGTGACGGAGCGGCTTGTCATCGAAGCCAAGGCTCGGGGACTGCGTGTCGTTGATCGCCGCGGCCCATTGGGAAGCCCTCCTTCAGCTGCCCGTCGCGCTGCGGGCTGA
- a CDS encoding single-stranded DNA-binding protein — MQNLVILAGNVGATPEARTTQGGTKITHFSLATSRPKRDSNGKIVKDDNGRRIEDTEWHRITCFNGVGKTVEQYVDKGMKVMVRGRIHYTRWTDNENIERYGVEIIADEVTFLTRAKPASGDQGGNDSSVDDDEIPF; from the coding sequence ATGCAGAACCTCGTCATCCTCGCCGGCAATGTCGGCGCCACGCCGGAAGCCCGCACCACCCAGGGCGGCACCAAGATCACCCATTTCAGCCTCGCGACCTCGCGGCCCAAGCGCGACAGCAACGGCAAGATCGTCAAGGACGACAATGGCCGGCGGATCGAAGATACCGAATGGCACCGGATCACCTGCTTCAACGGCGTCGGCAAGACCGTCGAACAATATGTCGACAAGGGGATGAAGGTGATGGTGCGCGGCCGCATCCACTACACCCGCTGGACCGACAACGAGAATATCGAGCGGTACGGCGTCGAGATCATCGCCGACGAGGTGACCTTCCTCACCCGCGCCAAGCCCGCCAGTGGCGACCAGGGCGGCAATGACAGCTCGGTCGATGACGACGAAATTCCCTTCTGA
- a CDS encoding ArsR/SmtB family transcription factor: protein MDNDSAISALAALAQGTRLDAFRLLVRHEPDGLAAGEVARQLNIPQNTMSSHLGGLARAGLIRAERHSRQIIYRADLDQLKALTLFLVKDCCGGRAELCEPLIAELVPCC, encoded by the coding sequence ATGGACAATGATTCTGCTATCAGCGCACTGGCGGCGCTTGCCCAAGGCACTCGCCTCGATGCGTTTCGCTTGCTGGTGCGTCATGAGCCCGATGGCCTGGCCGCCGGCGAAGTCGCCCGCCAGCTCAATATCCCCCAGAATACGATGTCATCGCATCTGGGCGGGCTTGCGCGTGCGGGCCTGATCCGTGCCGAGCGCCACAGTCGCCAGATCATCTACCGCGCCGACCTCGATCAGCTCAAGGCGCTGACCCTGTTCCTGGTCAAGGATTGCTGCGGGGGCAGGGCGGAACTGTGCGAGCCGCTGATCGCCGAGCTTGTTCCCTGCTGCTGA
- a CDS encoding arsenate reductase ArsC codes for MPDRIYNVLFLCTGNSARSILGEAVMNKLGEGRFRAYSAGSQPKGQVHPMALSVLQGLGFDTTDMWSKSWDEFAGAGAPQFDFIFTVCDNAAGETCPVWIGHPMTAHWGIEDPAAIEGAGQREAFLQALRYLQNRIALFLALPISSLDDMAMRRKLKDIGQGEGASAKAEASE; via the coding sequence ATGCCCGACCGTATTTATAACGTCCTGTTCCTGTGTACCGGAAACTCGGCGCGTTCCATTCTTGGCGAAGCGGTCATGAACAAGCTCGGCGAGGGGCGTTTCAGAGCCTATAGCGCCGGGAGCCAGCCAAAGGGGCAGGTCCACCCAATGGCATTGTCGGTGCTTCAGGGGCTCGGCTTCGATACCACCGATATGTGGTCCAAGAGCTGGGATGAGTTTGCCGGTGCCGGTGCGCCGCAGTTCGATTTCATCTTCACGGTCTGCGACAATGCAGCCGGAGAGACCTGTCCGGTATGGATCGGCCATCCCATGACAGCGCACTGGGGCATTGAAGACCCTGCCGCGATCGAGGGCGCGGGGCAACGCGAGGCCTTCCTGCAGGCGCTGCGCTATTTGCAGAATCGCATTGCGCTGTTTCTGGCGCTCCCGATCTCGAGCCTCGATGACATGGCGATGCGGCGCAAGCTCAAGGACATCGGACAGGGCGAAGGCGCGAGCGCCAAGGCGGAGGCGAGTGAATGA
- the arsC gene encoding arsenate reductase (glutaredoxin) (This arsenate reductase requires both glutathione and glutaredoxin to convert arsenate to arsenite, after which the efflux transporter formed by ArsA and ArsB can extrude the arsenite from the cell, providing resistance.), whose product MTVDIIIYHNPECGTSRNALAMIRNAGIEPHVVEYLKTPPSRSQLESLIARAGIGARALLREKGTPFADLGLGDEGLSDAALIDAMMAHPILINRPLVVSPLGVKLCRPSEAVLELIPAAQRGAFAKEDGEQVVDAAGNRVTAG is encoded by the coding sequence ATGACCGTGGACATCATCATCTACCACAATCCCGAATGCGGGACGTCGCGCAATGCGCTCGCGATGATCCGCAACGCCGGGATCGAACCGCATGTGGTCGAATATCTGAAGACGCCGCCTTCACGCAGTCAACTCGAAAGCCTGATCGCACGCGCCGGGATCGGCGCGCGTGCCTTGCTGCGCGAGAAGGGCACGCCCTTTGCGGACCTCGGCCTGGGCGATGAAGGTCTTTCCGATGCGGCGCTGATCGACGCAATGATGGCCCATCCCATCCTCATCAACCGTCCGCTCGTGGTCTCGCCGCTCGGCGTCAAGCTCTGCCGCCCTTCCGAAGCGGTGCTGGAACTCATCCCCGCGGCCCAACGCGGTGCTTTCGCCAAGGAAGACGGCGAGCAGGTCGTCGACGCTGCCGGTAACCGCGTCACGGCAGGCTGA